The sequence GGACGGCATGGGCGGCGACGTCACCGCGGACGGCCGGGCCTACGTGTTCGTGGACGTGAAGGGTGACGCGGCGAACCTCGTGCGGTTGGACCTGGAGAGCGGCCAGCGCGAGCGGCTGACGGAGTTCCCGGCGCACACGGCGCTGGGCACGCCTGTCACGTCTCCTGACGGTGGGCGCTACGTGTTCCCCATGGCCGGCGCGCAGGGCTGGGACCTGGTGCTGCGCGAGCCGGACGGTTCGCTGCGCTGGCTCACGCGGGACGGGCTGTTCAACTACTCGCCCCGGTGGCTGGACGATGATCACCTCGTCTTCCTGCGCGAGCACGAGGGCCGGCTCCAGGCGCACGTGATGACGGTGTCCACGCGTCGCATCGCGCGGGTCACCGACGCGCCGCTGCTGGTGCTCGACGTGGCGCCCGTGGGCGGGGACACGGTCGTGTTCCTCAACCGCGACGGTGTCAACTTCACCGTGGACCGCGCGCCCCTCACCGAGGCCCTGGCGGAGCTGCGCGCGACACCGGAGCCCGCGTCCGAGAGCATCGCGGCCGCGCCGGCCCCGGCACCCGCGCCCCCGGAAGCGCCAGCCGCCCCGAGCACGGACGCGCAGGAAGGCTTCGTCGCCTTCCCGGGCCAGCCCGCGGCCCCGACGGATGCCCCCACGCAGGCGCCTGCCGATGCATCCATCGCCCAGGTAGCACCGCCGCCTCCGCCGCCGGTGGATCCCGCGCAGGACGTGGACGCCCCCGTGACGCCTCCCGCCGTCGCGGGCCGCGCGGTGGACGTGCTGACCGACGAGCCCTACTCGCCGCTCGAGGGCTTCTTCATCCCGAACTACCGGGTCCCCTACTTCTACACGGTCCCCAACGAGGTCGACGGCGAAGACCCTTACCTCGCCGCGGGCCTCTCCATCGCCGGCCAGGACCGGCTGGGCTTCCACGCCTACGCGCTCACGCTCACCTACGACACGAAGGAAGAGCAGCCCAGCCTGTCGTTCGCGTACGGCAACGCGCAGTTGTCGCCCTTCTACCTCCAGGTCTCCGCGTCGCGCCTGCGCGAGGACGACCGCACGGACCTGCAGGCCACCGTGTTCGCGTCCCGCACGTTCTGGACGACGCCGGTGAGCTTCGGCGTGCTCGCGCTCGACCGCCGCTTCGACGCCACGGACCGCCGTCCGGCCATCACCACGCGCCTCATCGGTCCGGAGGTCGCCGCGTCGTACTTCTCCGGCGAGGGCACGTCCTACGGCGGCACGCAGCGCGGCCTGGGGCTATCCGTGAGCGGTGGCATCTTCCCGAAGGCGTTCACGCTCGACTCCGCCGTGGGCGACGTGCGACTGGGCGTGGATGGCTACCTGGGCGGCCTGCCCTTCACCGGCAAGGACAACCTCCAGCTCTCCGTCGTGGGCCGAGCCCTGCCCGGCGCGCCCGACGGCCTCCTGGAGGTCGGCGGCATCCTCCCGGGCCAGGCCTTCTTCATCAACCGCGACAGCACCAGCGATGGCGGCCTGCCCCTCCAGCTCCAGCCCGGGCTCGCCTTCAGCGAATACCTGCGCGGCTACGAGGACCACACCTTCCGCGCGCGCAACGTGCTCATCGCCAACGCGCGCTACCGCTACCGCTTCATCATCGACTACGGCTGGGCCTCCACGCTGTGGGTGCTGCCGTCGCTCTTCGTCAGCCAGGTGGAGCTGGACGGCTTCGGGTCCATCGCGCGCACGGACAACCGGGACAACCACGCGGCGGTGGGCGGCATGGCCACGCTGCGGCTCACCGTGGGCCAAGCCTACGCCGTCGCCTTCTACTACCAGTACGCCCACCGCTTCGATGACGGCTTCGGCGACCTGCACCTCATCGGCGTGACCTTCTAGCCTCCGCCTACCTGCCGCGCAGGCCGAACAGTCCCTCCTCGCGCGCCACCTTGAGCACCGCGGAGGGCACCAGCTCCGACGGCTCCAGGCCGCGCGCCAGCAGGTCGCGCACCTGCGTGGAGGACACCTCCGCCAAGGGCGGCCCCACCGTGTCCGGCGCCGGGTAGCCCGCGCGGTAGAGCACCAGCACGCGGGCCATGCGCTGGATGCGGTCGAAGTCCTTCCAGTTCGGCAAATCTCTCAGGATGTCGCTGCCGATGATCAGCGAGAACTTCGTATCCGGGTAGCGCTCCACCAGGAACGCCAGCGTGTCCACCGTGCGCCCGCCGCCGCCCAGCTCCCGCTCCACCAGGCTCGTCTGGAGCCAGCCGGACGTCTCGCGGCAGAGCGCCTCGCACATGCGCACGCGCGCGTCGAAGGACTCCAACTGCTTGCCGAACGGATGGTGGAACGTGGGCATCAGCCAGACGGCGTCCACGCCCTGCGTCGCATGGACGTAGGAGGCCGCCATCAGGTGGCCCACGTGCGGCGGGTTGAACGAGCCTCCGAGCAGCGCGACCTTCACGGCGGGCCTCTTATTTGACGGTGAGCTTCGTCGAGCGCGAATCGACCTGCAGCACCCGGGGCGGCAGCACCAGGTGCCCATCCAAGCGGAACGCGGAGAAGCTGAGGTTGCGCTCCGCCTTCTCCAGCAGGCCGCACGTCTGCTCCGCGGCCCCCACCAGCCGGCCCGGCGTCACGAAGTAGCGCGGGCCAATCTGCACCACCGCGGGCTCCGGCTCCTTGCCGTGGATGAACACCTGCGCGTTGAGCAGGTCGTCCCGCACCAGGTCGTTCTTGTCGTGCACCACGCAGCAGAGCGTGTCCCCCACCAGGTCCATGGCCTTGTTGGCCACGGTGGGGTCCCGGTACGCCAGCGAGTCGCGCTCCGGCACGCGCACGAAGCGCTCCATCACCAGCCGCCGGTCGTCCTCGGACGTGAGGTCCGCGGGGGCCTCGCGGGACGCGGGCGTGCGCCCCAGGCCGTCCTGCGGCGGCGCCACCAGCCACTGCGTCACGTCCGCCAGGAAGTCCGCGTCGGAGTACTCGCGCCCGCCCCGGCCCTTCTGCCGGCGCCACAGCACCCACTCATCCAGGTCCGTGTAGCGCGCGCCGGTGAAGAGGAAGCGCCGGGCACCCTTGGCCCGCAGCAGCTCATAGGCCGCGTCGAAGGCGGCGAGGTCGCCGTGCGTATCGGAGAAGACGCCAATCACGTGAGGGTCACCGCCCGGAAGCGTACAGCAGGGCGGGCTCGCGGTGCTTGCGGAAGGCCTCCGTCTGCGGCTCGAAGCCCTCCAGCATCCGGTCCAGGCTCCACCCCTCCTCGATGCCACGACGCACCTGGTCGGTGCCGCACAGGAGGTCGAACGCGGGCACGTCCTCCACGAACTCGTACGCGTCCGCCCGCCAGTCGAAGTGCCCCGGGCCAATGTCGTGCAGCGCCTGGGTGATGGCGATGCCCGTGCGCAGCGGCTTGAACGCCTTGCGGTCCGTGACGTGGATGAAGGCCCCGTTGCACGACTGGCCCTTGAACTTGTCGAACGTCGGCGTGAAGCCCACCGGACGGAAGGCCACGCCCGGCAGCCGCTCCCTGTCCAGCCGGGCCATGAGCTGATCCGTGTCCACCCACGGCGCGCCGAACTGCTCGAAGGGCCGGCAGGTGCCGCGGCCCTCGGACACGTTGGTGCCCTCCAATTGGCACATGCCCGGGTACACCAGCGCGGTGTCCGGGGTGGGCATGTTGGGCGACGGCGGCAGGAACGGCAGGCCCGTGTCGCTCCAGTACATGTCGCGCGTCCAGCCCTCGCACGGCACCACCGTGAGGTCGCAGCCGAAGCCCTCCTGCGCGTTGAACAGCCGGGCCAGCTCCCCCGCCGTCATGCCGTGGCGGTTGGGCAGCGCGTACAGCCCCACGAAGGAGCGGAACTTCTCCCCCACGAGGTTGCCCTCCAGCGTCACCCCATCCAGCGGGTTGGGCCGGTCCAGCACGTAGAACGCGACGCGGGCCTGGGCCGCGGCCTTCATGGCCAGGGCCATGGTGTAGACGTAGGTGTAGTAGCGGCTGCCCACGTCCTGGATGTCGAAGACGAGCGCGTCCAGGCCCTTGAGCCACTCCTGGCGCGGGGAGAGCGACTCGAAGGTGGAGCCATAGAGGCTGTGCACCGGCACGCCCGTCTTGCGGTCGCGCGCCTCGTCCACGGCCACCATGTACTGGGCCTCGCCGCGGATGCCGTGCTCCGGGCCGAAGAGCGCCGCCAGCGTCACGCCCTCCGTGCCGGCCAGCAGGTCCGCCAGGTGGCGGAAGCGCGAGTCCACGCTCGTGGGATTCACGATGGCGCCCACGCGCTTGCCCTTGAGCGCGGAGAAGCCCTGCGCGGCCCACACATCCAGTCCCGTCTTCACCTTCGTCACGTTCGGTCGCCTCGTCCCGCCGCCCACGGCATGCGCGGGCACGACAGGTCAGGTTCAGAGGTCAGTTCGCGGCCAGGCGCTTGAGCGCGCTCTGCGCCGCCTTCTTCGAGTCACAGGCGCCAAAGCCGAGGACGCCCCCGGACCCTTCATTCGGGCCCCCGTCGTCCGCGAGCGTCTTCAGCGGCCCCCGCGCGGACTCCAGGCGCAGGCTGGCCAGGGCCTCCGCCGCGCTGACGCGCACGCCGCACTGCTCGTGCTTCAGCAGCGAGATGAGCCGGGACGCCGCGCGGTCGCTGCCGTCCTCGCGCACCGCCTTCTTGTAGAAGCCCATCGCGGTGGTCATGCTGCCCAGCGCCTCGTCCAGCCGGCCATCGAGGTAGTTCCGCTCATCCTCGTCCTCCAGCTTGATGAGCCGCCGCGCCTCGTTCGCTCGCGTGAGCTTCTCCGCGCCGGTGGCGTGCTCCACGTCGCGGATGGCTCGCATGGCGGGGCCCCCGCCGTTGACGAGCAGCGCCCCGCCCAGCAGCACCACCGCCAGCAACAGCGCGCACACGGCCCAGCCGGCCACGGTGGACGACACCTTCGAGGTGATGGCGGGCGGCAGCTTCGCGTACGTGCGCGCCCAGAGCGCATCCGTCGCGGTGCGCGCCTGCTTGCCCAGCACCGTGGCCCGCTGCCTCACCGCCACCGCGCCCGCCGCCGCGCGCTGACTCACCACCACCGCGCCTGCCGCCGCGCGCTGCCCCACCGCCACCGCGCCCTGCCCCACCACCGCGCCCACCACGGCCGCGCGCTGGCCCAGGACCGCCAGGTCCAGGCCCGAATCCGGCACGCGCGACAGGGCCAGGTTGCCGTACGGCGGCAGCGAGGACGCCTCCTCCGGCGCGGGCAGCACCGCGTCCGGCGCCGGCGCCAGCACCCGGTAGGGCGCGCGCGGCACGCGGAAGACGCGGATCTTCCCGGGGATGCCCTTGAGCTCGAAGGCGCCCACCTCCTGGGAGGGCACCTCCGCCTTGTTCATGGAGAGGTAGACGGCCTCCGTGAAGAAGACCTCGTCCGCGTCGGTGATGCCCTCCACGCGGGCCGCGATGTTCACCGGCTCGCCGAAGATGTCGTTGCTCTCCACCCGGACCTCGCCCACGTTCACCGCGACGCGGACGTGGATCTGATCATCCTCCAGCAGCCCCCGGTTGTGGTGCCACAGCCGGTCCTGGATGGCGATGCCGCTCAGGACGGCCTGGGTGGGGGACTCGAAGGTGACGAGGAACGCGTCGCCAATCGATTTGATGATGCGTCCACCGAACGCCTTGAACAGCGGCGCGAGCAACGCCTCGTGCACCTGGAGCAGCCGCTGGTTCTCCTCCAGCGTCTGCCGACTGGTGCGCTCGGTGAAGCCCTTGATGTCGGTGAAGACGATGGCGAGGTTGGCGGTCTTCAAAGCGGGGGCAGTGTATGCAGCGCGTCGCGCGAAGCAATCGCCATGGACCGCGCCCCGCTGCTCGCTGTTCGCGCCTTGTCAGCGCTTCGAAGGTTTGAGGGCCCGCATGTTTCGCTTCTCCGGCGCCGTCAGCTGCGCCCGCACCTTCGCTGCGAGCTGGGGCCTGTCCGTCCGCTCGTAGAACGCGGCCAGGGTCCGCAGCACGCCCGGGTTGTCCGGCTGGGCGTCGCGCGCGGCCAGGAACTCCCGCTCCGCGTCCAGCGTCCGGCCCTGCTTCTCCAGCACCGCCGCCAGCTGCATGCGAACCTGGACCCACGCAGGGCGGGACTTGGAGAGCGGACGGTAGTGCAGCTCCGCCTTGAGCCAGTCCCCCGCCTGCGCCCAGAGGCCCGCGAGCCGGAAGCGCGCGTCGTCGTAGGACGGCCGCAAGGCAACGGCCTTCTCGTAGGCGCGGATGGCGTCGAGCGACGTCCCGCGCTCCTCCAGCAGTTGTCCCTGGAGGAACCAGACGCGGGGGTTGTCCGGGGCCTCGCGCAGGGCGGCCTCCAGGTGGGTGGCCGCGCGCTCCAGCTCCGGGGCGCTGCCTCCCTTGAGGAGCAGGCGCGCGGCCTCCAGCCTGGGCAACTCCCAGCGGGGCTGGTTAGAAATCAGCCGCTCCAGGGCGACGAGCGCTCCCGCGTCGTTGCCCGCCGTCTCCAGCGCCAGCGCATCCGCCAGCGGACTGGAGGCCGGAGCCGCTTGCGCCGTCAGGACCGGAGAGGCCGGTGCGTCGGACGCGCCCGCAAGCAGCGCCGCCACGAGAACCCACATCATGGTTGGCAGATAGCAGGTCCCGGTGGGCCACCTCAATACTTCCCCTTGACGGACACCCGGCCTCGCATGAAACCCATGACTGTGCAGATTTCCCAAAGGACGTTGGAAGATCTTGGTTTCTCGGAAGTGCTCCGCGCGCTGACGCAGCGCTGCCGCACGGAGCCAGGAAGGGAGCGAGTGCTCGCCCGTCCATTCCTGGACACCGAGGCGGAAGTCACCGAAGCGCTGGCCCTGGTCGACGAGGCCCGCTTCCTCTCCCAGCAGCAGTTCTCCCTGCCCCTGGGCGGCGTGACGGACCTGCGCACCGCCGTGGGCCACGCGGAGAAGGGCGGCGTGCTGGAGCCCCGCCAGCTCATCGACGCGGCCCAGTTGCTCTTCGCCTTCGCGCGCACCCGTGAGGCGCTGGACGAGCGCAAGGAGCGCGTCCCCCGCCTGGTGGAGATCTCCAAGCGCCTCCCCTTCCTGGAGGCCATGGCGCGCCGGTTGGATCAGTGTTTCGAACCGGACGGAACCATCGCGGACCGCGCCAGTCCTGAGCTGAAGGAAGCGCGGGACCGGGCGCGCGGCCTGCACCGGCGCATCAAGACGCGCCTGGACGAGCTGCTGCACGACGAGAGCTTCACCACCAAGCTGCGCGAGAACTACTACACGCTGCGCAACGGGCGGTACGTGGTGCCGGTGGTGTCGAACTACCGCTCGGAGGTGGACGGCATCGTCCACAACGCCAGCCAGACGGGGCAGACGCTCTTCATGGAGCCCCAGGCGATGGTGGGCCTGGGCAACGACCTGGCCATCGCGCAGTCGGAGGTCGCGGAGGAGGAGCTGAAGGTGCTCCAGGAGCTGAGCAAGCACGTGGGCCGCGAGTCCGTGCGCATCCTGGAGGGCCTGGAGGCGGTGGCGGAGCTTGACGAGGTGGAGTCCATCGCGGTGCTGGCCGCGGACCTGGACGCCACGACGCCCATCTTCGTGGACGTGAAGGAACTTCAGCTGCGCTCGCTGCGCCACCCGCGCCTGGTGCTCAAGGGCACGGAGGTGGTGTCCAACGACGTGACGCTCACGCAGGACGCCCGGGCGCTGGTGGTGTCCGGCCCCAACGCGGGCGGCAAGACGGTGACGCTGACGGGCGTGGGGCTGTGCGCGCTGATGCTGCGCGCGGGCCTGCCCATCCCGGTGGGCGAAGGGTCGCGGATGCCGCTGTACCGCTCCGTGCACTCCACCGTGGGTGACACGCAGGACCTGGCGCAGGGCCTGTCCTCGTTCAGCGGCCACGTGACGATGCTGCGCGACATCCTGTCGGTGGTGGGCACGGACTCGCTGGTGCTCATCGACGAGATCGCCTCGGACACGGATCCGCGCGAGGGCGCGGCCATCGCCATCGCGGTGCTGGAGGAGCTGCTGGGCAAGGGCGCGTACGTCCTGGTGACGACGCACCTGGAGGAGCTCAAGGCGCTGGCGCACATGGATCCGCGCTTCCTCAACGCGCGCGTGGGCTTCGACGCCAAGCGGATGGCGCCCACGTTCCGGCTGCAGATGGGCGCGTCCGGCCAGTCGTCCGCCATCGACGTGGCGGCGCGGGTGGGCCTGCCCGCTTCGGTGTGCGAGCGCGCGCGGGAGCTGTCGCTCAACGCGGGCGGTCCGCTCAGCAAGGCGCTGGCGGCGGCGGAGGAGGAGCGGCGCAAGCTCACCGAGGAGCTGGAGAAGGCGCGCATCGCGGCGAAGGAGGCGGAGGCACTTCGCGCGGACCTGGAGAAGCAGAAGGTCGCCTTCGAGCGCGAGCGCAAGGGCCGCATGATGCAGTTCAACGAGGACGTGCACGCGGCCAGCGAGCACGCCGCGCAGGAGGTCCGAGACCTCCTGACGAAGCTGCGCGCGGAGCAGAACGAGAAGGCGCTGTCGGAGGCGCGGCAGCAGTTGCAGCAGCGCGCGGACGAGGCGGCGAAGCGCGCGGCGGCGGCCAAGGCGGAGCTGTTCCAGGTGGAGGCCCCGGGGCCCGCGAGCCTCAAGGTGGGCGCGTGGGTGCACCACTCCGGCCTTGGCCGGGACGTGGAGATCCTGGAGCTGACGGACGGCCAGGCGGTGGTGTCCGCGGGCGGCGCGCTGAAGATGCGCGTGCCCACGACGGAGCTTTCCGGTTCGCGGGGCAAGAAGCCGCAGCAGGCGAAGTTCCCGGACCAGAAGAAGGGCGAGGCGGCCCTGAAGCGCGCGGCCTCCGCGGCGCCGTCGCAGGTGGACGCCACGAACTTCCGCTGCGACGTGCGAGGCATGCGCGCGGACGACGCGCTGGCGGAGCTGGAGACGTTCCTGGACCAGGGCCTGCGCAAGGGTGAGGAGGCGGCGCTCATCATCCACGGCCACGGCACGGGAGCCCTCAAGCAGGCCATCCGGGACCACCTGGCCGCGTCGCCCTACATCCGCATGTTCCGCCCCGGGGAGAGCCACGAGGGCGGCGACGGAGTGACGGTGGTGTCCCTGCGAGGCTGAGAGCCCCTTGGTGACAGGGGGCAGGGTCTGGATGGCCCCGCTCCCCTGCCCCTTGGGGGGTTGAGTACAGTGCGGCGCCATGTATCGGCTCTGCCTGCTGGGATGTGTGGTGTTGCTGGCTGCCTGTGGGGAAAAGGCTCCCGACGAAGGCGCCATCCGCGTGTCCGTGACCTACGGCTCCTTCAAGCCCGCGTGCCTGCGCGTCGAGGCGAAGGATGCAACCGGACACTCAGAGCGGACGGACATCCTCTCCAGCCAGTTCAAGAACGCTGACAAGCGAGAGGTCCTGGTCGCGGTGCGCCGCAAGGCGGACTGGGACACCGCGCTGAACGTCACCGTGTCGTCTTACGCGGCGGCGTCGGGGAACAGTTGCTCGGGCGAGGCCGTGGAGACCTTTCCGAGTAATTCACTCACCGTCGTGCCCAAGGAGTTCACGCGCTTCGACGTGACGCTGCAGGCCGTGGACGGAGACGGAGACGGTTCTCCCACGGGCATCGAATGGGCGGGGATCTCCGACTGCGACGACAAACGGGCCGACGTCCGTCCTGGCGCCGATGAGAAGTGCGACACGGAAGTCGACTTCGACTGTGATGGCAAGAAGGCGTGCGCGGACTCGAAGTGCGCACAGAAGACGTGCACGGACGGGGACCTGTGCAACACCGGCAAGCGGTGCATCGGAGTGGGCGCAGCGGCGGAGTGCGGGGGTGGCGAGCCGAAGTGCAAACAGACCGGGGGCCAGTGTCAGTCAGCGGTGCGGTGCGAAGCCTTCACGGGTCAATGCATCGATGAGATCGTGCTCGAGGGGACGGCCTGTGATCCCGGCGACAAGTGCGTGACGAATGGCCGCTGCACCGCCGACAAGCGATGCGTCGGCGATGTGAAGCCGTGCAACACACCGTTGGACGCCCAGTGCCAGGAGTCCGTGGGCACCTGCAACTCGACCAACGGCCTCTGTGAGTACGCCCCCAAGCCGGTCACCACGTCCTGCGTGGATGGGAACGTCTGCAATGATCCGGGGTCCTGCAATGGCAGTGGCGTATGCATCGGAACGCCCACGCCGTGCCCGCCCAGGGAGTGCCATGCCGTGGCGGGTTGCACGCGCAACGCGTCCTGCGTCTACGCGGGTGACCCGGCGCAGGTCAACAACCCCTGCAGCGAGGACAACTCGGGAACGCCGCGCGTGTGCAAGGTGGATGGCCAGTGTGTCGCGTTCCCCTACAGCCCGAGCAACTTCGATCCGAACGACATTCCTGGTGGGCAGATTGGTGAGCTGAAAACCACCGGCGCGGTGGTGTTCGACACGGATGCCCGGACCTGGACCCCTGCGAATCTGGGCCCGGATACTGACGCGTTCACAATCAGGGCCCTGCCCCAGGCTGGGGGCCCCGAGATTCTCCTCATCCCGGTACGGACCCTGGCCTTGGGTGGCGAGCTGCGCATCGTGGGCAGCCGCGCGGTCATCCTCGCGGTGTATGGGAATGCAACGTTAAGCCACGACATCCTCGCGAGCGGGCGCATTGTGAATGGCGAGCTGGTCCCTGGAAGTGGCGGCAATCAGCAGTGCGGGACTTCGACTGGAAAGAACGGGAAGTTCGGCGGTGGTGAGGGCGGTGGCGGAGGTGGTGCTGGTGGTGCGACGGTCGGGGCTGTTGGCGGCAAGGGCTACGACGACGGTGCCACGCGGGGCGACGCGGGCGCCCAGCAGGCCTCGGTCATCACGCCGCTCCTCGGCGGGTGCGCGGGAGGCAATGGTGGAGGCACGGGCGACGCGGCTGGTGGATTGGGCGGTGCCGGTGGTGGCGCACTCCAGCTCTCCGTTGCCAGGACCCTGACCATCAGCAAAACCCTTTCCGTCAGCGGCGGGGGTGGCTTGGGCGGCAAGGTGAGCACTTCGCCTGCCCAGGCGGCAGGGGGTGGAGGCGGCGGGAGCGGAGGACGCATCGTGCTGGAAGCCTTCCAGGTGAGCCTGACCGCCGATGCCAGTCTCACCGCCAATGGCGGCGGAGGTGGCCAGGGCGCCGGCCAGAGCGTCGGCTTCGCGAACAATGGAGCAGATGGTGCGAATGGCAGCGAGACCACTAGCACCACCGCGAGTGGTGGGACTGGTGGCAGCACGCTGGGAGGCACGGGCGGAGCCGGTGGCGCCCTGGACATCCCGACGGCTGGCGGCGCAGGAAGCACGGTCCCTGTCGCTGGCGGTGGCGGCGGTGGCGGCGGCGGCGGTGGCGCCGCGGGCTTCATCTACCTGCGCAGCATGCGGCCCTGCATGGTGAACACCACGGTGGTCAGCCCCACGCCCACGGGAGGCTGCACTCCCCTGTGACGGGTCTGTGGGACCCCTGCCATCCCCATCAGCGCCAGTCGCAGTCTACCCGCCACGGCCGGCTGCACGCGGCCTTGGCCCGTCTCCTCCGCGAGGCTTCAGAGGAGGAGGGCCGACAGGTAGACTGCGCAGCCATGTATCGGCTCTGCCTGCTGGGATGCGTGTTGCTGCTGGCCGCCTGTGGCGAGAAGGCGCCCGACGAAGGCGCCATCCGTGTGGCCGTGACCTACGGCTCCTTCAAGCCCGCATGCCTGCGCGTCGAGGCGAAGGACGCGAACGGGCATTCCGAGCGGACGGACATCCTCTCCAGCCAGTTCAAGAACGCTGACAAGCGAGAGGTCCTGGTCGCGGTGCGCCGCAAGGCGGACTGGGACACCGCGCTGAACGTCACCGTGTCGTCGTACGCGGCGGCCTCGGGGAACGGTTGTGACGGGCCCTTCGTGGAACGGCACGAGAGCAGTGGTCCCCTTCCCATCGTCGCCAAGAAGTTCACGAACTTCGAAGTGCTCTTGAAAGCGTCGGACGTGGACGGCGACGGCCATCTGGCGGGTGCCAT comes from Corallococcus macrosporus and encodes:
- the nadD gene encoding nicotinate (nicotinamide) nucleotide adenylyltransferase, whose product is MKVALLGGSFNPPHVGHLMAASYVHATQGVDAVWLMPTFHHPFGKQLESFDARVRMCEALCRETSGWLQTSLVERELGGGGRTVDTLAFLVERYPDTKFSLIIGSDILRDLPNWKDFDRIQRMARVLVLYRAGYPAPDTVGPPLAEVSSTQVRDLLARGLEPSELVPSAVLKVAREEGLFGLRGR
- a CDS encoding exo-beta-N-acetylmuramidase NamZ domain-containing protein; translated protein: MTKVKTGLDVWAAQGFSALKGKRVGAIVNPTSVDSRFRHLADLLAGTEGVTLAALFGPEHGIRGEAQYMVAVDEARDRKTGVPVHSLYGSTFESLSPRQEWLKGLDALVFDIQDVGSRYYTYVYTMALAMKAAAQARVAFYVLDRPNPLDGVTLEGNLVGEKFRSFVGLYALPNRHGMTAGELARLFNAQEGFGCDLTVVPCEGWTRDMYWSDTGLPFLPPSPNMPTPDTALVYPGMCQLEGTNVSEGRGTCRPFEQFGAPWVDTDQLMARLDRERLPGVAFRPVGFTPTFDKFKGQSCNGAFIHVTDRKAFKPLRTGIAITQALHDIGPGHFDWRADAYEFVEDVPAFDLLCGTDQVRRGIEEGWSLDRMLEGFEPQTEAFRKHREPALLYASGR
- a CDS encoding adenylate/guanylate cyclase domain-containing protein; the protein is MKTANLAIVFTDIKGFTERTSRQTLEENQRLLQVHEALLAPLFKAFGGRIIKSIGDAFLVTFESPTQAVLSGIAIQDRLWHHNRGLLEDDQIHVRVAVNVGEVRVESNDIFGEPVNIAARVEGITDADEVFFTEAVYLSMNKAEVPSQEVGAFELKGIPGKIRVFRVPRAPYRVLAPAPDAVLPAPEEASSLPPYGNLALSRVPDSGLDLAVLGQRAAVVGAVVGQGAVAVGQRAAAGAVVVSQRAAAGAVAVRQRATVLGKQARTATDALWARTYAKLPPAITSKVSSTVAGWAVCALLLAVVLLGGALLVNGGGPAMRAIRDVEHATGAEKLTRANEARRLIKLEDEDERNYLDGRLDEALGSMTTAMGFYKKAVREDGSDRAASRLISLLKHEQCGVRVSAAEALASLRLESARGPLKTLADDGGPNEGSGGVLGFGACDSKKAAQSALKRLAAN
- a CDS encoding tetratricopeptide repeat protein; amino-acid sequence: MMWVLVAALLAGASDAPASPVLTAQAAPASSPLADALALETAGNDAGALVALERLISNQPRWELPRLEAARLLLKGGSAPELERAATHLEAALREAPDNPRVWFLQGQLLEERGTSLDAIRAYEKAVALRPSYDDARFRLAGLWAQAGDWLKAELHYRPLSKSRPAWVQVRMQLAAVLEKQGRTLDAEREFLAARDAQPDNPGVLRTLAAFYERTDRPQLAAKVRAQLTAPEKRNMRALKPSKR
- a CDS encoding endonuclease MutS2, with the protein product MTVQISQRTLEDLGFSEVLRALTQRCRTEPGRERVLARPFLDTEAEVTEALALVDEARFLSQQQFSLPLGGVTDLRTAVGHAEKGGVLEPRQLIDAAQLLFAFARTREALDERKERVPRLVEISKRLPFLEAMARRLDQCFEPDGTIADRASPELKEARDRARGLHRRIKTRLDELLHDESFTTKLRENYYTLRNGRYVVPVVSNYRSEVDGIVHNASQTGQTLFMEPQAMVGLGNDLAIAQSEVAEEELKVLQELSKHVGRESVRILEGLEAVAELDEVESIAVLAADLDATTPIFVDVKELQLRSLRHPRLVLKGTEVVSNDVTLTQDARALVVSGPNAGGKTVTLTGVGLCALMLRAGLPIPVGEGSRMPLYRSVHSTVGDTQDLAQGLSSFSGHVTMLRDILSVVGTDSLVLIDEIASDTDPREGAAIAIAVLEELLGKGAYVLVTTHLEELKALAHMDPRFLNARVGFDAKRMAPTFRLQMGASGQSSAIDVAARVGLPASVCERARELSLNAGGPLSKALAAAEEERRKLTEELEKARIAAKEAEALRADLEKQKVAFERERKGRMMQFNEDVHAASEHAAQEVRDLLTKLRAEQNEKALSEARQQLQQRADEAAKRAAAAKAELFQVEAPGPASLKVGAWVHHSGLGRDVEILELTDGQAVVSAGGALKMRVPTTELSGSRGKKPQQAKFPDQKKGEAALKRAASAAPSQVDATNFRCDVRGMRADDALAELETFLDQGLRKGEEAALIIHGHGTGALKQAIRDHLAASPYIRMFRPGESHEGGDGVTVVSLRG
- a CDS encoding putative metal-binding motif-containing protein, whose amino-acid sequence is MSVTYGSFKPACLRVEAKDATGHSERTDILSSQFKNADKREVLVAVRRKADWDTALNVTVSSYAAASGNSCSGEAVETFPSNSLTVVPKEFTRFDVTLQAVDGDGDGSPTGIEWAGISDCDDKRADVRPGADEKCDTEVDFDCDGKKACADSKCAQKTCTDGDLCNTGKRCIGVGAAAECGGGEPKCKQTGGQCQSAVRCEAFTGQCIDEIVLEGTACDPGDKCVTNGRCTADKRCVGDVKPCNTPLDAQCQESVGTCNSTNGLCEYAPKPVTTSCVDGNVCNDPGSCNGSGVCIGTPTPCPPRECHAVAGCTRNASCVYAGDPAQVNNPCSEDNSGTPRVCKVDGQCVAFPYSPSNFDPNDIPGGQIGELKTTGAVVFDTDARTWTPANLGPDTDAFTIRALPQAGGPEILLIPVRTLALGGELRIVGSRAVILAVYGNATLSHDILASGRIVNGELVPGSGGNQQCGTSTGKNGKFGGGEGGGGGGAGGATVGAVGGKGYDDGATRGDAGAQQASVITPLLGGCAGGNGGGTGDAAGGLGGAGGGALQLSVARTLTISKTLSVSGGGGLGGKVSTSPAQAAGGGGGGSGGRIVLEAFQVSLTADASLTANGGGGGQGAGQSVGFANNGADGANGSETTSTTASGGTGGSTLGGTGGAGGALDIPTAGGAGSTVPVAGGGGGGGGGGGAAGFIYLRSMRPCMVNTTVVSPTPTGGCTPL